In Molothrus aeneus isolate 106 chromosome 3, BPBGC_Maene_1.0, whole genome shotgun sequence, a single genomic region encodes these proteins:
- the ASRGL1 gene encoding isoaspartyl peptidase/L-asparaginase isoform X1: MKPVIVVHGGAGRIFKEREEGCRAGVVRAALRGYALLKQGGSAVDAVEEAVRSMEDDPHFNAGCGSVLNEKGEVEMDAIIMDGKNLDSGAVSAVKCIANPIKLARLVMEKTKHLLLTDHGAHLFAQAMGIPEIPGEKLVTERSRERWKKNLEPDSNPEEFQKDLGTVGAVAIDSEGNVACATSTGGLSNKMIGRVGDTACIGSGGYADNCSGATSTTGHGESIMKVVLARLILYHMEQGMSPEVAADTALDYMKTRVGGLGGVIVVNKAGEWAARFSTKQMSWATVKDDNLHYGIYAGEKHIKSVDEALASEREGF; the protein is encoded by the exons ATGAAGCCTGTCATCGTGGTGCATGGTGGAGCTGGCCGGATCTTCAAAGAGCGAGAGGAGGGATGCCGTGCTGGTGTTGTCAGAGCTGCGCTGCGAGGTTACGCTCTCCTGAAGCAGGGAGGCAGTGCCGTAGATGCAGTTGAGGAGGCAGTACGGTCAATGGAAGATGATCCTCATTTTAATGCAG GTTGTGGATCTGTTCTAAATGAAAAAGGTGAAGTAGAAATGGATGCCATTATCATGGATGGAAAAAATTTAGACTCTGGAGCAGTGTCTGCAGTTAAGTGCATAGCAAACCCCATAAAACTTGCTCGACTTGTTATGGAAAAG ACAAAGCATCTGCTGCTGACTGACCATGGTGCACACCTGTTTGCTCAGGCCATGGGTATTCCTGAAATTCCAGGGGAGAAACTCGTGACTGAGAGATCCCGGGAGAGATGGAAGAAGAACCTTGAGCCAGATTCCAATCCTGAAGAGTTTCAGAA AGACCTTGGAACAGTTGGTGCTGTTGCTATAGACAGTGAAGGCAATGTAGCTTGTGCAACATCCACGGGAGGACTCTCTAATAAAATGATCGGCCGTGTTGGTGACACAGCATGCATAG gAAGTGGAGGTTATGCTGACAACTGTTCTGGTGCCACTTCAACCACAGGGCATGGGGAGAGCATTATGAAAGTGGTCTTAGCCCGACTGATTCTCTATCACATGGAGCAAG gaatGTCACCAGAGGTAGCAGCGGACACTGCATTAGACTACATGAAGACACGagttgggggtttggggggtgtCATTGTTGTcaacaaggcaggagagtgggcAGCAAGGTTCTCCACCAAGCAAATGTCCTGGGCTACTGTAAAGGATGACAACCTGCATTATGGCATTTATGCTGGGGAGAAGCATATAAAGTCTGTTGATGAAGCTCTTGCATCTGAAAGGGAGGGATTCTAA
- the ASRGL1 gene encoding isoaspartyl peptidase/L-asparaginase isoform X2: MKPVIVVHGGAGRIFKEREEGCRAGVVRAALRGYALLKQGGSAVDAVEEAVRSMEDDPHFNAGCGSVLNEKGEVEMDAIIMDGKNLDSGAVSAVKCIANPIKLARLVMEKTKHLLLTDHGAHLFAQAMGIPEIPGEKLVTERSRERWKKNLEPDSNPEEFQKDLGTVGAVAIDSEGNVACATSTGGLSNKMIGRVGDTACIGMSPEVAADTALDYMKTRVGGLGGVIVVNKAGEWAARFSTKQMSWATVKDDNLHYGIYAGEKHIKSVDEALASEREGF, from the exons ATGAAGCCTGTCATCGTGGTGCATGGTGGAGCTGGCCGGATCTTCAAAGAGCGAGAGGAGGGATGCCGTGCTGGTGTTGTCAGAGCTGCGCTGCGAGGTTACGCTCTCCTGAAGCAGGGAGGCAGTGCCGTAGATGCAGTTGAGGAGGCAGTACGGTCAATGGAAGATGATCCTCATTTTAATGCAG GTTGTGGATCTGTTCTAAATGAAAAAGGTGAAGTAGAAATGGATGCCATTATCATGGATGGAAAAAATTTAGACTCTGGAGCAGTGTCTGCAGTTAAGTGCATAGCAAACCCCATAAAACTTGCTCGACTTGTTATGGAAAAG ACAAAGCATCTGCTGCTGACTGACCATGGTGCACACCTGTTTGCTCAGGCCATGGGTATTCCTGAAATTCCAGGGGAGAAACTCGTGACTGAGAGATCCCGGGAGAGATGGAAGAAGAACCTTGAGCCAGATTCCAATCCTGAAGAGTTTCAGAA AGACCTTGGAACAGTTGGTGCTGTTGCTATAGACAGTGAAGGCAATGTAGCTTGTGCAACATCCACGGGAGGACTCTCTAATAAAATGATCGGCCGTGTTGGTGACACAGCATGCATAG gaatGTCACCAGAGGTAGCAGCGGACACTGCATTAGACTACATGAAGACACGagttgggggtttggggggtgtCATTGTTGTcaacaaggcaggagagtgggcAGCAAGGTTCTCCACCAAGCAAATGTCCTGGGCTACTGTAAAGGATGACAACCTGCATTATGGCATTTATGCTGGGGAGAAGCATATAAAGTCTGTTGATGAAGCTCTTGCATCTGAAAGGGAGGGATTCTAA